The following are from one region of the Paraglaciecola sp. L1A13 genome:
- a CDS encoding VWA domain-containing protein, translating to MQKVAVSGDRVRTVTTAHIRPACTISILAILFGVFALARPLWGEQSGNFHTSAGEVMIAFDLSRSMLATDVEPTRFEQTTALTEGLLDALEGERVGLIVFAGTAFVQVPMSPDYQIIREFLPELGPDYMPQGGSNYTAMLNAALEGFGEGGDVDRYLVVLSDGESTTEGWQDLLEELSARRIHVLSVGVGTETGGFLDNGYGGYYKDAKGNVIHSKLLPATLETLANRTEGIYLNVIDVASAVDSLVSEIRTGKQGRFEGEGSAGVLERFQWFLLPAVLMAFVGLLREFHPRPAPRAIRRNLSGNKLSPSTIAAVSLCMVAGSLLYEKQAFAHFDSQADFEVQEVFDSNPVERLRAIVRHLAEFDYDAYDLRLMVETTIQYGLDEKRLALEPTEGVIRDAIEATHQGEALDTNAANWSFYRERLVVLLEKPEEEEEPKQSERPPNALDEEDAPPMVAGQSTQQAATDSFGQGASAKTDAALGDMTAPDDLDIKREAKPPPPKSVRMASLRARRGDRTGTTDPILSFSRERLEEVSRRDSPGRLHQLLSETSEQQTQAQEDW from the coding sequence ATGCAAAAGGTTGCGGTTTCCGGTGATCGTGTCCGCACAGTGACTACTGCACACATCCGACCCGCCTGCACTATCAGTATATTGGCAATACTGTTCGGGGTATTTGCCTTGGCTCGTCCTTTGTGGGGTGAGCAGAGCGGTAATTTTCACACCAGTGCCGGGGAAGTAATGATTGCCTTTGACCTTTCCCGGAGTATGTTGGCGACTGATGTTGAGCCTACTCGGTTCGAACAGACCACTGCTTTAACCGAGGGGCTGCTTGACGCTCTCGAAGGCGAGCGGGTCGGTCTGATCGTATTTGCAGGCACCGCTTTTGTACAGGTGCCAATGAGTCCTGATTACCAAATTATTCGTGAGTTTTTGCCGGAACTTGGGCCCGACTACATGCCTCAAGGAGGCTCCAATTATACCGCCATGCTCAATGCTGCTCTTGAAGGATTCGGTGAGGGTGGTGATGTCGATCGTTATCTGGTGGTGCTCAGTGATGGTGAAAGTACAACCGAAGGTTGGCAGGACCTCCTTGAAGAATTGTCTGCTCGGCGTATCCATGTCCTCTCGGTTGGAGTGGGCACAGAAACCGGTGGGTTTCTCGACAACGGCTATGGCGGCTATTACAAGGATGCGAAAGGTAATGTCATTCACTCGAAATTACTGCCTGCAACTCTGGAGACGCTCGCTAATCGGACTGAGGGCATTTATCTCAATGTGATCGATGTGGCATCTGCTGTGGATTCTCTGGTGAGCGAAATTCGTACCGGCAAGCAAGGGCGTTTTGAGGGTGAAGGTAGCGCTGGTGTGTTGGAGCGTTTCCAGTGGTTTTTATTACCGGCGGTCTTGATGGCTTTTGTTGGCTTGCTACGGGAATTCCATCCACGACCAGCCCCCCGTGCTATTCGCCGTAATCTCTCAGGGAATAAACTCAGTCCGAGTACTATTGCCGCAGTGAGCCTCTGTATGGTGGCTGGGAGTTTGTTATACGAGAAGCAGGCCTTTGCCCACTTTGATTCGCAGGCGGATTTTGAAGTCCAGGAAGTCTTCGATAGTAACCCTGTCGAACGCTTACGGGCGATCGTGCGTCATCTGGCTGAATTTGATTACGACGCCTATGACCTGCGCTTGATGGTAGAGACCACTATCCAATATGGCCTCGATGAGAAGCGTCTTGCGCTCGAGCCTACAGAGGGAGTTATTCGCGATGCTATTGAGGCGACCCATCAGGGCGAAGCTTTGGATACCAATGCTGCCAACTGGTCTTTCTATCGTGAACGCTTAGTGGTACTTCTTGAAAAACCTGAGGAAGAGGAAGAGCCGAAACAATCTGAACGTCCACCGAATGCCCTGGATGAAGAGGATGCGCCACCGATGGTGGCCGGGCAAAGTACGCAACAAGCGGCAACCGATTCTTTTGGTCAGGGAGCTTCTGCCAAAACTGATGCAGCCCTAGGGGATATGACCGCGCCAGACGATCTCGATATTAAGCGGGAAGCGAAGCCGCCACCGCCGAAAAGTGTCCGAATGGCATCCCTGCGCGCCAGACGTGGAGATCGCACTGGCACTACCGATCCTATACTGTCGTTTTCACGTGAACGCCTTGAGGAAGTCTCGCGTCGGGATTCTCCTGGTCGTCTTCATCAATTGCTCTCCGAGACGTCTGAGCAACAAACACAAGCCCAGGAGGACTGGTAA
- a CDS encoding M81 family metallopeptidase — MKTIQRSFLGLISSALLAMMPLMADAQSVSKAAKATIKPVRIAVLKFAHETVTFLPYDTTIDDFTFEGSPARGEALLSSSPEGYIGGFVKVAREHANVELVGIESPLGSKRGSGSGWITKEAYEHFVGKMISELKAQGPFDGVYLSVHGAMGVRDVAKPEAELARRVREVVGPKAFIVGTFDPHGNEDKDFLRYADLAFCIKYYPHYDGYLQGERAARTLIRTIRGGYTPTTATRKPPIITPSVLQWTGQSPWMDLIQRALVWEAREPDVYVNFYYGFAFMDSSEAGMTFQVITNGNPELANHIADDMAETAWRLRKDLYYGTKVHSMKEGVGLAKAAMEKGETPIVLADHSDRSGAATWLLEQVIEQGLSDTLIATVADAALIDELREKGVKVGDKFDYDVGGKLDVSAGEPVHVNGTVKNVSGGMTRGRAMGSQLWVGVEFGDNNMLLISPYLHQNTEPEAFASIGINPEDYKAIAIKSRVHFRRGYHDNAYAPTILLVEPDQPFLGTIRLEGLNYQHLKLEDFYPFGKDVTYP, encoded by the coding sequence ATGAAAACGATACAACGTTCTTTTCTAGGGCTAATCAGTTCCGCTCTTTTGGCAATGATGCCACTCATGGCAGATGCTCAGTCAGTGTCTAAAGCCGCAAAGGCCACCATAAAGCCGGTGCGGATTGCGGTATTAAAATTTGCACATGAAACTGTGACTTTTCTGCCATACGATACCACCATTGATGACTTCACCTTTGAAGGTTCACCAGCTCGGGGTGAGGCGTTACTAAGCTCTTCGCCTGAAGGCTATATCGGTGGTTTTGTTAAAGTTGCCCGGGAGCATGCGAATGTTGAATTGGTCGGTATCGAGTCACCATTGGGCTCCAAACGAGGGTCGGGATCCGGTTGGATTACCAAAGAAGCTTACGAACACTTTGTCGGCAAGATGATTTCTGAACTGAAAGCCCAGGGGCCCTTCGATGGAGTTTATCTCTCAGTGCATGGTGCTATGGGGGTTCGTGACGTAGCAAAACCCGAAGCAGAGCTTGCCCGCCGCGTTCGCGAAGTGGTGGGCCCCAAAGCGTTTATAGTTGGTACCTTCGACCCTCACGGTAATGAAGACAAAGATTTTCTACGCTATGCAGATCTGGCTTTCTGTATTAAATATTATCCCCATTACGATGGTTACCTGCAGGGCGAGCGAGCCGCGCGTACTTTGATCCGCACTATTCGCGGTGGCTATACACCAACCACGGCTACTCGCAAACCACCGATCATCACGCCTTCAGTATTGCAGTGGACTGGGCAATCCCCTTGGATGGATCTGATACAGCGAGCCCTCGTTTGGGAAGCACGTGAGCCAGATGTCTATGTGAACTTCTACTATGGCTTCGCGTTTATGGATTCTAGTGAAGCTGGTATGACTTTCCAAGTTATTACCAACGGTAATCCTGAATTGGCTAACCACATCGCTGATGATATGGCAGAAACCGCCTGGCGTTTACGGAAAGATCTCTATTACGGCACTAAAGTCCATTCCATGAAGGAAGGTGTTGGACTAGCAAAAGCGGCAATGGAAAAAGGTGAAACGCCAATCGTACTGGCTGATCACAGTGACCGGTCAGGTGCAGCGACCTGGTTGTTGGAGCAAGTCATCGAACAGGGTTTGAGTGATACCTTGATCGCCACCGTTGCAGATGCGGCCCTTATCGATGAGCTGCGTGAAAAAGGCGTCAAAGTTGGTGACAAGTTTGACTATGATGTCGGTGGCAAACTGGATGTATCTGCCGGAGAGCCAGTACATGTAAACGGTACGGTTAAAAATGTCAGTGGCGGAATGACTCGTGGGCGGGCGATGGGATCCCAACTTTGGGTAGGGGTCGAGTTTGGCGATAACAATATGTTGTTGATCAGTCCTTATCTGCATCAAAACACCGAGCCTGAGGCTTTCGCCTCCATCGGCATCAACCCCGAAGATTACAAGGCTATCGCCATTAAATCCAGGGTTCACTTCCGCCGAGGCTATCACGACAATGCCTATGCCCCGACGATTCTGCTGGTGGAACCAGATCAACCTTTCCTTGGCACCATTCGTCTGGAAGGCCTCAATTATCAACACCTGAAACTGGAAGACTTCTATCCATTTGGAAAAGACGTTACCTATCCATAA
- a CDS encoding HupE/UreJ family protein: protein MSKTLIRSLLCFFVASVLIILVVSKAAASQAYIELDVKKSGHIGGQLRVSVTELQGVLNLDTDRNNQVSWKELYPHRADIEAYLITACSFSVNDLAAIPRVGEIAYGLQGDIPQVAAAVTLNGQPPILDITIDCSLSDFNLAKNPRRVNIHWPSGGSHQALLNAPLPRENFEESSAHQDNFFDFIISGVWHIWIGYDHILFLIALLIPVVLQRSASGREPVKGFGKTLLRVAVIVSAFTIAHSITLSLAVVGIVQLPPKLVESVIAASVALAALNNLRPSVAGAQGVWIALLFGLLHGFGFANVFHDVDAGDNFLSALVGFNIGVELGQFAIVAIFVPLAYLLRRTRFYRLGVVYGGSSLVALCACVWLVQRVNS from the coding sequence ATGAGTAAGACTTTGATTCGGTCTCTTTTGTGTTTTTTCGTCGCCAGCGTACTGATAATATTAGTTGTATCAAAGGCTGCCGCATCTCAAGCCTATATCGAATTAGACGTCAAGAAATCAGGTCACATCGGTGGCCAGTTGCGTGTCAGTGTGACGGAATTACAGGGTGTTCTAAATTTAGATACTGATAGGAATAACCAAGTCTCCTGGAAAGAATTATACCCCCATCGTGCCGATATCGAAGCCTATCTGATAACGGCTTGTTCATTCTCGGTCAATGATCTTGCGGCCATACCTCGCGTCGGGGAAATAGCTTATGGATTGCAAGGAGATATTCCGCAAGTTGCTGCGGCAGTCACGTTGAACGGCCAGCCACCCATCCTCGATATTACGATTGATTGCAGCCTTAGCGATTTTAACCTCGCTAAAAACCCGCGCAGGGTTAACATTCATTGGCCCAGTGGAGGTTCCCATCAGGCGCTCCTAAACGCCCCTTTACCCAGAGAAAATTTTGAAGAGTCTAGTGCACATCAAGATAATTTTTTCGATTTTATTATCTCCGGAGTTTGGCACATCTGGATAGGCTACGATCATATTTTATTTCTGATCGCCTTATTGATTCCTGTGGTTCTACAGCGCAGTGCGTCTGGTCGTGAACCGGTGAAAGGGTTTGGTAAAACCCTTCTCCGAGTCGCGGTCATTGTTTCTGCGTTTACAATCGCCCATTCGATCACCTTAAGTCTCGCAGTAGTCGGTATTGTGCAATTGCCACCGAAACTGGTGGAGTCTGTAATTGCCGCGTCCGTCGCTTTGGCGGCGCTTAACAATTTGCGACCATCTGTTGCTGGTGCCCAAGGTGTTTGGATAGCCTTGCTGTTCGGTCTGTTGCACGGTTTTGGTTTTGCCAACGTCTTCCACGACGTCGATGCCGGGGACAACTTCTTGTCTGCGCTTGTCGGTTTCAATATAGGTGTAGAACTTGGTCAATTTGCAATTGTGGCGATATTTGTCCCGTTGGCTTATCTTCTACGGCGTACTCGCTTCTATCGCTTGGGCGTGGTTTACGGCGGTTCTTCGTTAGTAGCGTTGTGTGCCTGCGTATGGTTGGTGCAGCGGGTTAACTCCTGA
- a CDS encoding TonB-dependent siderophore receptor, whose protein sequence is MLQADKYLSEKGFRLSKVGILRKVIVLSIAAGAASHANAQSESEVSDPAMEKIVVTGTSIARDDSEALPVTVMSQEEMDLRDAGTPVELLTSLPSVTGVPLNESTQGGAGARGDVAGIAMRGLGTEATLVLLNGRRIAAHGMAQGTTMTVNANTMPARGLQRVDVLRDGASSIYGSDAVAGVVNFVIDSKYEGTKLEVQGGFNEIGSGDNRRFTATHGGYYMSDKLHVTTTLDVYDRDPIYMTDIGGDADKVSRVPYGFNSVNGPFFDRNASSQYPIFSVDGLGTRYMVPTGEGSAIISDTPGARDGEFSRDAYYDMNSGGYSLPETSRLNWFTQLDYELDNGVQLFGEALYYAAESNMERAPVAYSASANRTIVIDADNPINPYDANVTLSNYRFVDNGNERAEVDTEAFRGVLGARGDISANWDWETAATYSRNRTRDISQNAIRESAAIAAIDAGLYNPFGYNFDTIDGVVTPTSGYVNDPDVIDTFSQKFRQTGTDILATADARVTGELVETWAGALQVAFGVEYRYEDYLLHRPQYAGLNYEGNELGLDPDDNDFIQASPAANLSGTRGVFAGFGEAVIPLASPYNDIPGIYSLSIGASLRYENYDDFGSTTNPKFTIDYRPVEAIMIRSSYNEGFRAPNLAMLGYERTTVASYNDPYRADLIGGGESPRLQTTGALGELEPETSEGITLGVVVNIPWASGLSLSVDYFKIEMENVIATPNASQIRNDDAARLQTATQAALDAGTSIDNINLGSGTDSYVGNPNVVRAAVTDEDRAVFADFNASRPQSQWLAAAGQLINTLTSFANLDNQEVAGYDFNVTYKMPDFSWGTLSFVTDWTYLDEFTRTGGLTGVSEEILATDGNAELRGSMSLSWENDTWAAGVSGYYIGEYADTAATFNPDETWNGSLPGYVKTVDGVNYWKVEQNITFNAFVSKTFYVDDSFLDGTSIRLGVKNLLDEEPPLTPDYAGYDPSVYNSVAMGRVWTLRLTKDF, encoded by the coding sequence ATGTTACAAGCGGATAAATATTTATCAGAAAAGGGTTTTAGGTTGTCTAAGGTGGGTATACTTCGGAAGGTGATTGTGTTGAGCATCGCTGCGGGGGCGGCTTCACATGCAAATGCCCAGAGTGAATCAGAAGTATCCGATCCAGCTATGGAAAAAATTGTGGTGACAGGTACCAGTATTGCCCGTGACGATAGCGAGGCGCTGCCCGTAACTGTGATGAGCCAGGAAGAAATGGATCTGCGCGATGCTGGTACACCGGTTGAACTGCTAACATCTCTTCCGTCAGTAACCGGCGTTCCACTCAATGAATCAACCCAGGGCGGGGCGGGGGCACGGGGTGACGTGGCCGGTATTGCCATGCGTGGATTAGGTACGGAAGCGACGTTGGTACTTTTAAATGGTCGTCGCATTGCTGCCCACGGTATGGCACAAGGTACGACAATGACAGTTAATGCGAACACCATGCCTGCACGTGGCTTGCAGCGGGTTGACGTGCTGCGCGATGGAGCTTCGTCGATCTATGGTTCAGACGCGGTAGCTGGAGTGGTCAACTTCGTGATCGATTCAAAGTACGAAGGCACCAAGCTTGAGGTACAGGGCGGCTTCAATGAAATCGGATCTGGCGATAATCGCCGTTTTACCGCTACTCACGGCGGTTACTATATGTCAGATAAGTTGCATGTGACGACTACTTTGGACGTATACGATCGTGATCCTATATACATGACCGATATCGGTGGTGACGCTGATAAGGTATCTAGAGTACCCTACGGTTTCAATTCCGTTAACGGACCATTTTTTGATCGTAACGCGTCCAGTCAATACCCAATCTTTTCTGTCGATGGTTTGGGCACCCGCTATATGGTCCCAACCGGTGAAGGCAGCGCTATTATAAGTGATACCCCTGGGGCACGTGACGGCGAATTTTCTCGCGATGCATACTATGATATGAACTCAGGTGGTTATTCATTACCCGAGACATCACGCCTGAACTGGTTTACACAGTTGGACTATGAACTGGATAATGGCGTGCAGCTGTTCGGTGAGGCGCTTTACTATGCCGCTGAATCCAACATGGAGCGAGCCCCAGTCGCATATAGTGCCTCTGCCAACCGGACAATCGTTATCGATGCGGATAATCCGATAAACCCTTATGATGCCAATGTGACTCTCAGTAACTATCGCTTTGTCGATAACGGCAATGAGCGGGCAGAAGTGGATACCGAAGCGTTTCGTGGTGTTCTTGGAGCTCGCGGCGATATCAGCGCGAACTGGGACTGGGAAACGGCGGCCACATATTCGAGAAACCGTACCCGTGATATTTCGCAAAATGCCATTCGGGAATCTGCAGCCATTGCTGCGATTGATGCCGGCTTATACAATCCCTTTGGTTATAACTTTGATACCATCGATGGGGTGGTTACTCCAACCTCAGGTTATGTCAACGACCCAGATGTCATTGATACGTTTTCTCAGAAATTTAGGCAAACAGGTACGGACATTTTAGCAACTGCTGATGCACGGGTGACCGGTGAACTCGTCGAAACCTGGGCCGGAGCATTACAAGTTGCCTTTGGTGTTGAGTATCGTTACGAAGACTATCTGTTACATCGACCACAGTACGCGGGGTTGAACTATGAAGGTAATGAGCTAGGCCTAGACCCTGACGATAATGACTTTATCCAGGCTTCACCAGCAGCAAATCTTTCCGGTACCCGCGGTGTTTTCGCCGGATTTGGTGAAGCCGTTATTCCGTTGGCCTCTCCGTATAACGATATTCCTGGGATCTACAGTCTGTCGATCGGTGCATCACTGCGCTATGAGAACTATGATGATTTCGGTAGTACCACAAACCCGAAATTTACCATCGATTATCGTCCGGTCGAGGCGATTATGATCCGGTCATCTTATAACGAAGGTTTTCGCGCTCCTAACCTGGCGATGCTTGGCTACGAGCGAACCACTGTAGCGTCTTATAATGACCCATATCGTGCCGATCTTATTGGTGGCGGTGAATCTCCTCGCTTGCAAACAACAGGTGCTCTCGGTGAGCTTGAACCAGAAACGTCTGAAGGAATCACTTTAGGGGTTGTTGTTAATATCCCTTGGGCTAGTGGTCTGAGCTTATCAGTAGATTACTTCAAGATCGAGATGGAAAACGTGATTGCCACGCCTAACGCCAGCCAGATTCGCAACGATGACGCGGCGCGTTTACAGACGGCAACGCAGGCTGCTTTGGATGCAGGTACCTCAATTGATAATATTAATTTGGGTAGTGGTACTGACAGTTATGTGGGTAACCCGAATGTTGTACGAGCTGCTGTTACCGATGAAGATCGTGCCGTCTTCGCTGACTTCAATGCCAGTCGACCTCAATCGCAATGGCTGGCTGCTGCCGGTCAACTGATCAATACGTTAACCTCATTCGCTAATCTGGATAATCAAGAGGTTGCAGGTTACGATTTTAACGTCACTTATAAAATGCCAGATTTCTCTTGGGGTACTTTATCATTTGTCACCGACTGGACTTATCTGGATGAGTTTACTCGTACCGGTGGGTTGACAGGTGTTTCAGAAGAAATCCTGGCAACCGATGGCAATGCCGAGCTGCGCGGCTCCATGTCTTTGTCATGGGAAAACGATACTTGGGCTGCAGGTGTTTCCGGTTACTATATTGGCGAATATGCCGATACCGCTGCGACATTCAATCCAGATGAAACCTGGAACGGCAGCCTCCCTGGCTATGTGAAAACCGTAGATGGCGTTAACTATTGGAAGGTTGAACAAAATATAACCTTCAATGCTTTTGTCTCTAAGACTTTTTATGTTGATGATTCTTTCCTGGATGGAACTTCCATTCGACTCGGGGTGAAGAATCTTTTGGACGAAGAGCCTCCATTGACCCCAGACTACGCTGGTTATGATCCCTCTGTCTACAATAGCGTCGCGATGGGACGTGTTTGGACCCTGCGTTTAACCAAGGACTTCTGA
- a CDS encoding CapA family protein, with product MKVKFSAASAVVVGLLAIQFSQSAFGQVWESAGGEKDEMVFVLTGDSIINRRMSTINKPKIDKMFDVIRGADAAYTNFESLIHDFEYPPAQQSGGTYMGSPRFVLDELEWAGFDMVSLANNHTGDYGIEGQRSTLKALAETDLIYAGVGENLALARKPGYLDTKKGRVAMISLSTSFPDASIAGPQRKDLRGRPGLNPLRHSVTYTVPQATFDTISELSGGPVNAQKAAFRGVPEGSVYFGGASYEVGDELSKITKPNERDMKELIASIRDAKQQADWVVVAGHHHESLELDNRDQPAAFYVEFAHAAIDAGADVVVSHGHHMLRGVEVYSGKPIFYSLGDFVFENDLVDMQPADNYDKVSLDGDALPSGYYSKRSKNDTVGFPADRRYWQSVVAEVVFSIDGRLKEVRMHPISLGFGNKRTQRGQPYPAPTEEADQIIGDLKRVSEPFGTQFKYSKGLITVTP from the coding sequence ATGAAAGTAAAATTCAGTGCCGCCAGTGCGGTTGTAGTTGGCCTTCTTGCCATTCAGTTTTCTCAGTCCGCATTCGGGCAGGTCTGGGAGTCCGCCGGGGGTGAGAAAGACGAAATGGTCTTTGTCCTAACTGGAGATTCAATCATCAACCGCCGGATGTCGACCATCAACAAGCCCAAAATTGACAAGATGTTCGATGTCATTCGGGGGGCTGATGCCGCCTACACCAATTTCGAAAGCTTGATTCACGATTTTGAGTACCCACCGGCGCAACAGAGTGGGGGAACATATATGGGCTCGCCGCGGTTTGTACTGGATGAACTCGAGTGGGCAGGCTTCGATATGGTGTCCCTCGCCAATAACCATACAGGTGACTATGGCATCGAAGGGCAGCGTAGTACGCTAAAAGCTCTGGCTGAAACAGACCTGATTTACGCTGGCGTGGGAGAAAATCTCGCTCTGGCCCGTAAGCCTGGTTATCTGGATACCAAGAAAGGTCGTGTTGCAATGATCTCCCTGTCGACAAGCTTTCCCGATGCTAGTATCGCCGGACCCCAGCGAAAGGATTTACGCGGCCGTCCAGGTCTGAATCCACTGCGTCACTCGGTGACATACACCGTCCCTCAAGCTACCTTCGACACGATTTCGGAACTATCCGGTGGACCTGTCAATGCTCAAAAGGCCGCTTTCCGTGGTGTACCCGAGGGTTCGGTCTATTTTGGTGGTGCTTCTTACGAAGTAGGTGATGAACTTAGCAAAATAACTAAGCCTAATGAGCGAGATATGAAAGAGCTTATTGCCAGTATTCGTGATGCGAAACAGCAGGCGGATTGGGTTGTTGTCGCTGGCCACCACCATGAGTCATTAGAGCTGGACAATCGCGATCAGCCAGCGGCTTTCTATGTTGAATTCGCCCATGCAGCCATAGACGCCGGTGCTGACGTGGTGGTTTCACACGGACATCATATGTTGCGTGGTGTCGAAGTCTACAGCGGCAAGCCGATTTTTTACTCTCTGGGGGATTTCGTTTTTGAAAATGATTTAGTTGATATGCAGCCTGCGGATAACTACGACAAGGTCAGTCTAGACGGTGATGCCCTGCCAAGCGGCTACTACAGCAAGCGTTCCAAAAATGACACCGTAGGCTTCCCAGCCGACCGCCGTTACTGGCAGTCTGTTGTCGCTGAGGTCGTTTTTTCTATAGACGGCAGGCTGAAAGAAGTGCGTATGCACCCAATATCTCTCGGTTTTGGTAACAAGCGCACCCAGCGAGGTCAGCCCTATCCAGCACCCACAGAAGAAGCAGATCAGATCATCGGCGACCTGAAGCGAGTCAGCGAACCCTTTGGAACACAATTTAAATACTCCAAGGGGCTGATTACCGTGACACCTTAG
- the dat gene encoding D-amino-acid transaminase, whose protein sequence is MNTVYLNGDFLLANQAKISPLDRGFLFADGIYEVIPAVGGILFGLDEHLKRLERSLAALSIENPMSKEAWVSLCHDMVARNGEGDLSIYIQVTRGAPYKRDHKFPAPADEVKPTVFLTASSLERSSIYNIDATKGASAIVRDDIRWSRCDIKSVSLLPNVMIKQEANESGAMEAILKRDGFITEGTSSNVFIVKNGIVVTPPLSNRILPGVTRIFVLKMCEELGYKLEERDFTEDELRAADELWISSSTKDVLPIVSLEEDAIGDGKPGPMWKDLAERLMAFKHPD, encoded by the coding sequence ATGAATACGGTATATCTCAACGGCGACTTTCTGCTTGCCAACCAAGCCAAAATCTCTCCTCTTGACCGGGGCTTTCTGTTTGCTGACGGCATCTATGAAGTCATTCCTGCCGTAGGAGGTATTCTATTCGGCCTCGACGAACATCTAAAACGCTTAGAGCGTTCCCTCGCAGCGTTATCCATTGAAAATCCGATGTCTAAGGAGGCTTGGGTGAGCCTCTGTCACGATATGGTAGCTCGTAATGGAGAGGGGGACCTCTCAATCTATATCCAAGTAACCCGTGGCGCTCCCTACAAGCGCGATCATAAATTTCCGGCTCCCGCGGACGAAGTCAAGCCTACAGTGTTCCTGACGGCATCGTCTTTGGAGCGTTCGTCAATTTACAATATTGACGCGACAAAGGGGGCTAGTGCGATTGTCCGTGATGATATTCGCTGGTCTCGCTGTGATATTAAATCCGTCTCTTTACTACCTAATGTGATGATAAAGCAGGAAGCCAATGAATCTGGCGCTATGGAAGCGATTTTAAAGCGCGACGGTTTTATCACCGAGGGTACTTCGTCCAACGTTTTTATTGTGAAAAATGGCATAGTGGTCACCCCTCCCCTTAGTAATCGTATTCTGCCGGGGGTGACTCGCATTTTCGTCTTAAAAATGTGTGAGGAGCTGGGTTATAAATTAGAAGAGCGCGATTTTACCGAAGACGAACTGCGTGCAGCAGATGAGCTCTGGATCAGCAGCTCCACCAAAGATGTTTTGCCCATTGTTAGCCTTGAAGAAGATGCGATTGGCGATGGTAAGCCTGGTCCAATGTGGAAGGATTTAGCTGAACGTCTAATGGCTTTTAAACATCCCGATTAA
- a CDS encoding antitoxin Xre/MbcA/ParS toxin-binding domain-containing protein: MFPSREQADAWPQKPNKNFNHESALKYMLKGSVIHLSDICRYLDSQTV, from the coding sequence TTGTTTCCTTCACGAGAACAAGCTGATGCATGGCCACAAAAGCCCAATAAAAATTTCAATCATGAGTCTGCTTTAAAATATATGTTGAAGGGCAGCGTGATTCATTTAAGTGACATATGCAGATACCTGGATTCACAAACAGTTTAA
- a CDS encoding MbcA/ParS/Xre antitoxin family protein gives MNTSELEMLSDLYGIESDAIERILNSELSSPEDKLLKLMSIATAYFGTRKRAQSWFVTENIGLGSVTPLSLLMSDAGFASVKNSVNRLNHGMTC, from the coding sequence ATGAATACGTCAGAACTTGAAATGTTAAGCGATTTATATGGCATTGAATCTGATGCGATCGAGCGGATTTTGAATTCAGAATTATCATCTCCCGAAGATAAATTACTAAAACTCATGTCAATTGCCACTGCGTATTTTGGAACGAGAAAACGCGCACAATCGTGGTTCGTAACTGAGAATATCGGCTTAGGTAGCGTTACCCCCTTGTCTTTACTTATGAGTGACGCCGGCTTTGCTAGCGTTAAGAACTCTGTCAACAGATTAAACCACGGCATGACATGTTGA